The Rhododendron vialii isolate Sample 1 chromosome 5a, ASM3025357v1 genome contains a region encoding:
- the LOC131326079 gene encoding kinetochore protein SPC24 homolog — MGDSTRKIDVEKLIAFGDDLVDCLKEERDVKNLTQHLELSKALQSHCDADSKAVRNLLQDYRKKIDLCKKKADDAKSEAVADVAMDFLQKELEEELQREHFLREELRVITNEIGDLEHQGVSVEERRQLVKKLEQEELRTQMKLSMYASVSSIIPNLEDHSKISGHVVQRDKKVVDMFEFDPLKATAFDYCNSIWKMVGL; from the exons ATGGGAGATTCGACGAGAAAGATCGACGTAGAGAAGCTAATCGCGTTCGGCGATGACCTCGTCGATTGTCTGAAGGAAGAAAGGGACGTCAAAAACTTGACCCAACACTTGGAGCTATCCAAGGCTCTTCAATCGCATTGCGATGCCGATTCCAAAGCTGTTCGTAATTTGCTTCAAG ATTATCGGAAAAAGATAGATTTATGCAAGAAAAAGGCAGATGATGCAAAATCTGAAGCTGTTGCGGATGTGGCAATGGATTTTCTTCAGAAAGAGTTGGAAGAGGAACTTCAGAGAGAGCATTTTCTTAGGGAGGAACTTAG AGTTATTACAAATGAAATTGGCGATCTAGAGCATCAAGGAGTTTCTGTTGAAGAACGGAGGCAGCTTGTGAAAAAGCTTGAGCAAGAGGAGCTGAGGACACA GATGAAGCTTTCAATGTATGCTTCTGTCTCAAGTATAATACCAAACTTGGAGGATCATTCCAAAATATCAGGCC ATGTCGTACAAAGAGATAAAAAGGTGGTTGATATGTTTGAATTTGACCCTTTGAAGGCAACTGCCTTTGATTACTGTAACAGCATATGGAAGATGGTCGGCCTGTGA
- the LOC131327954 gene encoding LOW QUALITY PROTEIN: protein TIC 56, chloroplastic (The sequence of the model RefSeq protein was modified relative to this genomic sequence to represent the inferred CDS: inserted 1 base in 1 codon; substituted 4 bases at 4 genomic stop codons), with translation MKTLLTRVSLESSGFYYKDRLGHSRGPMELIQLXCAWGAGIIDKPTFVWGEDMDEWXPIGMIYGMEHATATXKVRFGAAATAFFHKLQNGIHPRVPCXGHENKTYKXVQEEAIESKRHDLAAPEANGGVWPGIRTPTHCLFIWARGSEPSSVMEADHMPTKYFPKVFRL, from the exons ATGAAAACTTTGTTAACTAGAG TTAGCTTGGAGAGTAGTGGTTTTTATTACAAAGATCGATTGGGTCATTCAAGGGGACCCATGGAGTTGATACAACTATAGTGTGCTTGGGGTGCTGGGATAATTGATAAACCCACTTTTGTTTGGGGTGAGGACATGGATGAAT CACCAATTGGCATGATTTATGGCATGGAACATGCCACTGCCACTTGAAAAG TTAGGTTTGGTGCCGCAGCTACAGCTTTCTTTCACAAGCTGCAGAATGGTATACATCCAAGGGTACCTTGCTAGGGCCATGAGAACAAAACCTATAAATAGGTACAAGAAGAAGCCATTGAGAGCAAAAGACACGATTTAGCTGCACCAGAAGCTAATGGTGGTGTTTGGCCTGGTATAAGGACTCCCACTCATTGCCTATTTATTTGGGCTAGGGGCTCTGAGCCGTCCTCCGTTATGGAAGCTGATCACATGCCAACCAAGTACTTCCCAAAAGTTTTTAG GCTGTAG